A window of the Cystobacter fuscus genome harbors these coding sequences:
- a CDS encoding TonB-dependent receptor: MTRRHILWHPGLLALALCLAGSGALAQGTSVILGTVTDAATRQPVVDVVVTATSPNLQGEQTVVTDSQGQYRIPQLPPGVYALRFDREAYKPLSRESINLRLDYSVRVNVELLPEAFGEDIAVVAQAPTVDIGSAATGVNVSSDFLRNIAVVSPSGKGAASRSFEALAELAPGANADTYGVSIGGATSPENQYIIDGVSVNDPGFGINGAPLSVEFMGEVNIISGGYLPEYGRSTGGVVNAVTKSGSNEFHGSVFGNLTPGALASRGTEIIQEAGTVSGRAALWNLADVGFEVGGPILKDRLWFFAGVAPSFTRYQLERNLNAQVLDANGKPQVDERGFIQTERIPGTQRNYFADQRNFQFIGKLTYLLNQDHNVSVTVTGTPSTAGGEGRFAISESTGLPEVERISGQQGALATQRIANALDTSLKWSSSFLDKRLLFNATLGWHHQVGALLPSDGSAVGSSDGYAGITNTTWQRTTDAQERPNPHSITEFETLPDPSVCLAPNAPGGTRCPVLNYLTGGPGRIDDASLDRYQGKLIGTLLLQGAGQHVIKAGLDLEFMRYDHVRALTGKTVLIEEEDGTYFYDYRQYGYLVGPDEEDIEASQHRVSASNSIGGFLQDSWNLFDVATLNVGVRYDAQYLMGDGNLAMVLANQWSPRLGVIVDPTRSGKSKLYANYARYYESVPLDLVDRSFPGEPGLRSYKNPALCDPRDPAQLQGSCNSDEARLPLNDPLDANRLWGTMGAGATIVDPSIQPSSTDEFVVGGEYELLPNARVGATYTRRTLNIAIEDMSRDNGATYFIGNPGLGFARDFAPYKPQRDYDAVTLFFQKNFADQWLAQASYTWSSLRGNYEGLFRSDTGQLDPNINSDFDLVSLLPNRSGPLPADRTHQLKVFGAREFALRPDLSLNLGASYRASSGTPYSYLGAHYDYGAGQAFILPRGAAGRLPWNHRVDGRLALNYRLSRELTASFSVDVFNIFNFQAPVAYDQNYTYSSVLPIENGQKADLATKLVGPDGEPIDTTSLNKNFGKPTAYQSPRSVRFGARLSF; encoded by the coding sequence ATGACAAGAAGACACATCCTCTGGCACCCCGGCCTGCTCGCGCTCGCCCTATGCCTGGCGGGTAGCGGTGCCCTGGCCCAGGGAACCTCGGTGATCCTCGGTACGGTGACGGACGCGGCCACGCGCCAGCCCGTCGTGGACGTGGTGGTGACCGCCACCTCGCCCAACCTCCAGGGAGAGCAGACGGTCGTCACCGACAGCCAGGGCCAATACCGCATTCCCCAGCTTCCACCCGGGGTGTATGCGCTGCGCTTCGACAGGGAGGCCTACAAGCCCCTGTCGCGGGAGAGCATCAACCTGCGTCTGGACTACTCGGTCCGCGTCAACGTGGAGCTGCTGCCCGAGGCATTTGGAGAAGACATCGCCGTGGTGGCCCAGGCGCCCACCGTGGACATCGGCTCGGCGGCCACCGGGGTGAACGTCAGCTCGGACTTCCTGCGCAACATCGCGGTCGTCTCACCCAGCGGCAAGGGCGCCGCCTCGCGCTCCTTCGAGGCCCTGGCGGAGCTGGCCCCGGGAGCGAACGCGGACACCTATGGTGTGTCCATCGGCGGCGCCACCTCCCCGGAGAACCAGTACATCATCGATGGCGTGTCGGTGAACGATCCCGGCTTCGGCATCAACGGCGCCCCCCTGAGCGTGGAGTTCATGGGCGAGGTGAACATCATCAGCGGCGGCTACCTGCCCGAGTACGGACGCTCGACGGGCGGCGTGGTCAACGCGGTGACGAAGTCGGGCTCCAATGAGTTTCATGGCTCGGTGTTCGGCAACCTCACGCCGGGCGCGCTGGCCTCCCGCGGCACGGAAATCATCCAGGAGGCGGGCACCGTCTCCGGCCGGGCGGCGCTGTGGAACCTGGCGGACGTGGGCTTCGAGGTGGGCGGCCCCATCCTAAAGGACAGGCTCTGGTTCTTCGCCGGCGTGGCGCCCTCCTTCACCCGCTATCAACTGGAGCGCAACCTCAACGCCCAGGTCCTGGACGCGAATGGCAAGCCCCAGGTGGACGAGCGGGGCTTCATCCAGACCGAGCGCATCCCGGGCACCCAGCGCAACTACTTCGCGGACCAGCGCAACTTCCAGTTCATCGGCAAGCTCACCTACCTGCTCAACCAGGATCACAACGTCAGCGTGACGGTGACGGGCACGCCCTCGACCGCGGGCGGCGAGGGCCGCTTCGCCATCAGCGAGAGCACGGGCCTGCCGGAAGTGGAGCGCATCTCGGGACAGCAGGGCGCCCTGGCCACGCAGCGCATCGCCAACGCCCTGGACACGAGCCTCAAGTGGTCCTCGTCCTTCCTGGACAAGCGCCTGCTCTTCAACGCCACCCTCGGCTGGCACCACCAGGTGGGGGCCCTGCTCCCCTCGGATGGCTCCGCCGTGGGCAGCTCCGACGGGTACGCGGGCATCACCAATACGACGTGGCAGCGGACCACCGACGCACAGGAGCGCCCGAATCCGCACTCCATCACCGAGTTCGAGACCCTGCCGGATCCGTCCGTCTGTCTCGCGCCCAATGCCCCCGGAGGCACGCGCTGTCCCGTGCTCAACTACCTGACGGGAGGTCCCGGCCGTATCGATGACGCCTCGTTGGATCGCTACCAGGGCAAGCTCATCGGCACCCTGCTGCTCCAGGGCGCGGGGCAGCACGTCATCAAGGCCGGTCTGGATCTGGAGTTCATGCGCTACGACCACGTGCGCGCCTTGACCGGAAAGACAGTCCTCATCGAGGAGGAGGACGGCACGTACTTCTACGACTACCGCCAGTACGGCTACCTGGTCGGCCCGGATGAGGAGGACATCGAGGCATCCCAGCACCGGGTGTCGGCCTCCAACTCCATCGGCGGCTTCCTCCAGGACAGCTGGAACCTGTTCGACGTGGCCACGCTCAACGTGGGCGTGCGCTATGACGCCCAGTACCTCATGGGTGATGGCAACCTGGCCATGGTGTTGGCCAACCAGTGGTCTCCGCGCCTGGGGGTGATCGTCGATCCCACCCGGTCCGGCAAATCCAAGCTCTACGCCAACTACGCCCGGTACTACGAAAGCGTTCCGCTGGATCTCGTGGACCGCTCGTTCCCGGGTGAGCCCGGCTTGCGCTCGTACAAGAACCCCGCCTTGTGCGATCCTCGGGATCCGGCACAGTTGCAGGGCAGCTGCAACAGCGACGAGGCCCGGCTGCCCCTCAATGATCCACTGGACGCCAACCGCCTGTGGGGGACCATGGGCGCGGGCGCCACCATCGTGGATCCCTCCATCCAGCCCTCGTCCACGGACGAGTTCGTGGTGGGTGGCGAGTACGAACTCCTGCCCAACGCGCGCGTGGGCGCGACCTACACCCGGCGCACCCTCAACATCGCCATCGAGGACATGAGCCGGGACAACGGAGCCACCTATTTCATTGGCAACCCGGGGCTCGGGTTCGCCCGCGACTTCGCCCCCTACAAGCCCCAGCGCGACTACGACGCCGTCACGCTCTTCTTCCAGAAGAACTTCGCCGACCAGTGGCTCGCCCAGGCCAGCTACACGTGGTCCTCCCTGCGCGGCAACTACGAGGGCCTGTTCCGCTCGGACACCGGCCAGTTGGATCCCAACATCAACTCCGACTTCGACCTCGTCTCGCTGCTGCCCAACCGCTCCGGGCCGCTGCCCGCCGACCGCACCCACCAGCTCAAGGTCTTCGGTGCGCGGGAGTTCGCCCTGCGGCCCGACCTGAGCCTCAACCTCGGCGCGTCCTACCGGGCGTCCTCGGGCACGCCCTACAGCTATCTCGGCGCGCATTACGACTACGGCGCGGGACAGGCCTTCATCCTGCCGCGCGGCGCCGCGGGCCGCCTGCCCTGGAACCACCGCGTCGACGGCCGCCTGGCGCTCAACTACCGGTTGTCGCGCGAGCTCACCGCGTCGTTCAGCGTGGATGTCTTCAACATCTTCAACTTCCAGGCCCCCGTCGCGTACGACCAGAACTACACGTACTCGTCCGTGCTCCCCATCGAGAACGGACAGAAGGCCGATCTGGCGACGAAGCTGGTGGGACCCGATGGCGAGCCGATCGACACCACGAGCCTCAACAAGAACTTCGGCAAGCCCACGGCCTACCAGTCTCCGCGTTCCGTGCGATTCGGCGCCCGGCTGTCCTTCTAG